One window of the Pedobacter ginsengisoli genome contains the following:
- a CDS encoding SET domain-containing protein-lysine N-methyltransferase, whose translation MLFNKNIYQPQHIEVKESPLHGRGVFAKNKIMKGSIIEKAPVVFLTNDEKETLRFTKLFHYYFLLSEPEKQAAFSFGYASFYNHSPEANAIFTFSQKRSTINIYAYKTIEPGHEITINYNGEPGDNSEVYFPNSDQ comes from the coding sequence ATGTTATTCAATAAAAACATTTATCAGCCACAGCATATTGAGGTAAAGGAAAGCCCACTTCATGGGCGTGGTGTATTTGCTAAAAACAAAATAATGAAAGGGAGCATTATAGAAAAGGCACCCGTGGTTTTCTTAACAAATGATGAAAAGGAAACCTTAAGGTTTACCAAACTATTTCATTATTACTTTTTATTAAGTGAACCCGAAAAACAGGCAGCCTTCAGTTTTGGCTATGCTTCGTTTTATAATCATTCGCCAGAAGCAAATGCCATCTTCACATTTTCACAAAAGAGAAGCACCATTAATATCTATGCTTATAAAACAATTGAGCCGGGCCATGAGATAACCATTAATTATAACGGCGAACCTGGAGATAATAGTGAAGTTTATTTTCCAAATTCAGATCAATAA
- a CDS encoding SET domain-containing protein, producing MKTPPTKQLYLKSIKGKGRGVFSTSNIPKGEVIEVCPVIIIPTKEFSELSLTVLMDYSFYFNKGENMLSLTMGFGSMYNHKQYPNAVYLLDREQKQMTFTAHEDIKAHTEICINYGGDYAIDYDKWFTDRNITPI from the coding sequence ATGAAAACTCCACCAACAAAACAGTTGTACCTAAAGAGTATAAAAGGTAAAGGCAGAGGCGTATTTTCTACTTCAAACATTCCAAAAGGAGAAGTTATAGAAGTTTGTCCGGTTATTATTATCCCAACTAAAGAATTCTCTGAGCTGAGCCTCACCGTTCTTATGGATTATAGTTTCTATTTTAATAAAGGAGAAAATATGCTATCTCTTACTATGGGCTTTGGATCTATGTATAATCACAAGCAATATCCTAATGCAGTGTATTTACTTGACAGGGAACAAAAGCAGATGACATTTACTGCTCACGAGGATATAAAAGCACATACAGAAATATGCATTAATTATGGAGGCGATTACGCTATTGATTATGATAAATGGTTTACGGACAGAAACATAACTCCAATTTAG
- a CDS encoding family 43 glycosylhydrolase yields MTKIFSIIFLLATFSLSLNAQQTNKGKVSETFMNPLRKGADPFVTKHNGKYYTIFNEKGGFAVTESRYLTKFEKKEVVWTPTEGKWNSYNLWAPEIHHIDGKWYIYYAGSVHKGAPYYAQRAGVLESDSPFGPYEDKGRLYTGDDPDQKKDNCWSIDMTVLELNGKKYAVWSGWETLHDHHDVDQYLYIAEMKNPWTLGKRVLLSKPELDWEKGDNIVLQEGPQILKHNNDVFVIYSTRGSWTEHYKLGQLRLTTGKDPLNPSSWIKSSKPVFQGTSTVHGLGHASMTTSPDDSEYWIYYHSKAALDGGWDNREVYLQRFTFGKDGNPVFGIPKGRGEMKRPSGEVKTEQAEPGSL; encoded by the coding sequence ATGACCAAAATCTTTTCCATCATTTTCCTGCTAGCTACATTTTCATTGAGCTTAAATGCTCAACAGACCAATAAAGGTAAAGTCTCAGAAACGTTTATGAACCCACTGCGTAAGGGAGCAGATCCATTCGTTACAAAGCATAATGGTAAATATTATACAATATTTAATGAAAAAGGGGGATTTGCCGTTACTGAATCTAGATACCTGACCAAGTTTGAAAAAAAGGAAGTGGTATGGACTCCTACTGAAGGAAAGTGGAATAGTTATAACCTATGGGCGCCAGAAATTCATCATATTGATGGTAAATGGTACATTTACTATGCAGGCTCTGTTCATAAAGGGGCGCCTTATTATGCGCAACGGGCCGGAGTGCTTGAAAGTGATAGTCCATTTGGCCCTTATGAGGATAAAGGAAGGCTCTATACTGGTGATGACCCTGATCAGAAAAAAGACAATTGCTGGTCTATCGATATGACTGTTCTTGAGTTAAATGGTAAAAAATATGCCGTTTGGTCTGGCTGGGAAACACTTCATGACCATCATGATGTAGACCAGTATCTTTATATCGCTGAAATGAAAAATCCCTGGACACTAGGGAAACGTGTATTGTTATCGAAGCCGGAGCTTGACTGGGAAAAAGGCGATAATATTGTATTGCAGGAAGGGCCTCAAATTTTGAAACACAATAATGATGTATTTGTTATTTACTCTACCCGGGGCTCCTGGACGGAGCATTATAAATTAGGGCAACTTCGTTTAACAACAGGTAAAGATCCATTAAATCCTTCTTCGTGGATAAAATCTTCTAAACCTGTGTTTCAGGGTACTTCTACAGTGCATGGATTGGGTCATGCAAGTATGACAACTTCGCCTGATGATAGTGAATACTGGATTTATTATCATTCTAAAGCGGCATTGGATGGGGGATGGGACAATAGAGAGGTATACCTACAACGGTTTACTTTCGGGAAAGATGGCAATCCGGTGTTTGGTATACCTAAAGGGCGTGGTGAAATGAAAAGGCCTTCGGGTGAAGTTAAGACTGAACAGGCTGAGCCTGGAAGCTTGTAA